In Bacteriovorax stolpii, a single genomic region encodes these proteins:
- a CDS encoding type I restriction endonuclease: protein MAKENKQDRLVRLMKDNVAEHIMELKALEANPNCKELDIERWVQMVLRSCLGYSATNGYSILAQEQKGKHRPDLVVYKQDKPLFVLEIKKLGFDLNKSDFRCGKVQLQEYLFSLGKIPYGFLCNGYEWKLYDFNNPNGIIEILSFDLRNDEDKLDTSKKFVEDICYDFVDIHEASYTNKEWAEFAKEATAFSPESLSRAILSSNVIKLISKEIRGEHEYKVCSDVLFQKVYDLLANGLDDSLKDFNDVKKAEFQKFIKSQMKASRKGKKKSSSQSNEDCALSNISQSSNENISIQTQLKEDEVA, encoded by the coding sequence ATGGCTAAAGAAAACAAGCAAGATCGTCTCGTGCGTTTAATGAAAGACAATGTAGCTGAACATATCATGGAGCTAAAGGCCCTTGAAGCGAATCCAAACTGTAAAGAGTTAGACATTGAACGCTGGGTACAAATGGTTCTTCGATCTTGTCTCGGCTATTCTGCAACAAACGGGTACTCTATCCTCGCTCAAGAGCAAAAAGGAAAGCATCGTCCAGATCTAGTTGTTTACAAGCAGGATAAGCCACTATTCGTTTTAGAGATTAAAAAATTAGGTTTTGATTTAAATAAATCGGACTTTAGATGTGGCAAGGTTCAGCTTCAGGAGTATCTTTTCTCTTTAGGGAAAATTCCTTATGGCTTTCTTTGCAATGGTTATGAGTGGAAGCTATATGATTTCAACAACCCAAATGGTATTATTGAGATCCTTTCTTTCGATCTGCGCAACGATGAAGATAAATTAGATACCTCTAAAAAATTCGTAGAAGATATCTGCTATGACTTTGTAGATATTCATGAGGCTTCCTATACGAACAAAGAATGGGCAGAGTTTGCAAAAGAAGCAACTGCTTTTTCTCCAGAATCGCTGTCACGAGCAATTTTATCGTCTAATGTAATTAAACTTATTTCTAAAGAAATTCGTGGAGAGCATGAATATAAAGTTTGTTCAGATGTTTTATTTCAGAAAGTTTATGATCTTTTAGCGAATGGCCTGGATGATTCTTTAAAGGATTTTAATGATGTTAAAAAGGCTGAGTTTCAGAAGTTTATTAAATCTCAGATGAAGGCATCGAGGAAAGGGAAAAAGAAATCTTCCTCGCAAAGCAATGAAGATTGTGCTCTCTCAAACATTTCACAATCTTCCAATGAGAACATTTCTATTCAAACACAACTAAAAGAAGATGAAGTCGCTTAA